The region ATCTCCACGGCGATGCGCCGGAGTCAGAAGCTAGGAACCTAAAGGACCAGCTTCTCCGTATGGTTGACGAGCTCAATGCGCTCCTTTCAGAGCCCACAGAGCTGCTTGTACCTGAGACAGTAATTGGCTTACCCACACTTGAGACCACGGAGGGTTACTGATTACCTGATATGCAGCGCCTCCCAACTCTAAGCATCCATCCTATCGTCCGTCTCGGCATCGCAGAAAACTTCCCAGAGCAGGGGACCACGGTCTCTGATCTCGCACAAGCACTGCACCTGAGTCAGAGTGTCGTGGGTCGGTTACTCGCACACAGCGCAACACATCATGTCTTTTATGAGGCCGAGCCGGGATTCTACGTCCATACTGCGGCGTCTCGGCTTTTGTGCCAGAATAAAGGAATGCGGGACTGGGTTCGTGTTGGTGCGGAGGAGGGTCTTCCTGGGATATTGAAGGTGCATATACCAAGGCTTTAAACGATCCTTGCGAAGAGGTCACTCAACTAATGGTATAGATCGCCGACGCCGTATCACAGTATCCAGATTCACAGGAGCCTGAGCATTGCGTATGTTCACTCAACCATCTCTAACCCTACTCCCCTAACGCAATACAGGGCTGGAATATCGCAAACAACATAGACCAGCCTGTCTTCCGCGCGCTGACAAGCATGCCCGACCGCGCAGCCACAATCGCCAGCGCTATGGACTGGCAAACGAGGCATTCAGGCTTCTCCCCGAAATATCTAGCAGAGGCTTTCCCGTGGCAGACCAACGCACCAGATGACCGCGACGGACTAGGGCTGACCGTTGTCGacgtcggcggcggcctcGGGCATATATCGCGCGCACTGGCAGAGCACGCACATCCAGCCGCTGAGACTGCTACATTCATCGTCCAGGATCTGCGTGATATTGTAGACGCGGGACAATCCATCCTCCCTGCGCAGCTGAAGGGGCGGGTGAGCTTCCAAGTGCATGACTTTTTCACCGAGCAGCCGGTCCATGATGCGGATGTGTATCTTCTGTCCTCTGTCTTGCATGACTGGCCGGATAAGTATGCAGCCAGGATCTTGCGGGCGTTGGTGCCGAGTTTGAAGACGGATGCAAAGGTTGTGATTAATGAGCGTCTAGTGCCGGGGTTTCATGAGGCGCATTATATGGTCGAGAGGCATTATCGGTGAGTTATCTATCAGGATTCATACcggggaggagagagcgTGCTAATACGCTGTATGCAGTGCATTCGATATTACCATGCTGGGCTTTCAGAATTCCCTGGAGCGGACGAGGAAGAACTGGGAGGATCTGATCAAGGAGGCCGATGGGCGATTCGAATTGACAAGCGTTAAGCAGCCGAAGGGGTCGTTTTTGGCCATTATTGAAGTGACTTGGAGGGGATGATGGCCTTGGATTCTGCAACTGGACATCGACCGTCAACTAGATAATGAGGTTTAGTTAATTAGGCTATGTGAATGTTACGCTTGTTAATCACCCCAAAACAAGAGAGATTTCCTCCAAATCGAGTCCCTCCCAAGCCTCTCTCTTCACATATCCACCAGCCAGCCTGTACGCAACACCCTCCTTCCACTCCACCCACAGCACTTGGTAGCTCTCCCAAGGGTCTGCAAGGCTGTCGAAGCACTTTCTCTCCATATTAACGATCCTCTCGCGTCGCCATGATCGGTAAATCGCAACGAGCTCGACATCCTTTCCAGGTATATCATCTGTTCCCTCCGTGGGAAACCCCTCTAGCTGCTCCTCATTATGAAGACGCAGCTTTCCAACTTCAGTCCCGGATTTGTTGAAAAGGTAAACTTCATTGGAGTTCCGCCCAGGTGATATCCGTGCCCAAAGCGTAGCCCTCGTCGTTTTGCAGTGCAGATAAGGGGTCTGCTCTGGCATGAACGCCGGGGTAGACGGTTCAATATCA is a window of Aspergillus puulaauensis MK2 DNA, chromosome 4, nearly complete sequence DNA encoding:
- a CDS encoding uncharacterized protein (COG:S;~EggNog:ENOG410PFXI;~InterPro:IPR022657,IPR001077,IPR036388,IPR016461, IPR029063,IPR036390;~PFAM:PF00891;~SMCOG1042:O-methyltransferase;~antiSMASH:Cluster_4.6;~go_function: GO:0008168 - methyltransferase activity [Evidence IEA];~go_function: GO:0008171 - O-methyltransferase activity [Evidence IEA]), with protein sequence MDTLTLKERAADIFQTANSLADELALTGHPEPTFEHGLPSHLHGDAPESEARNLKDQLLRMVDELNALLSEPTELLVPETRLPTLSIHPIVRLGIAENFPEQGTTVSDLAQALHLSQSVVGRLLAHSATHHVFYEAEPGFYVHTAASRLLCQNKGMRDWVRVGAEEGLPGILKIADAVSQYPDSQEPEHCGWNIANNIDQPVFRALTSMPDRAATIASAMDWQTRHSGFSPKYLAEAFPWQTNAPDDRDGLGLTVVDVGGGLGHISRALAEHAHPAAETATFIVQDLRDIVDAGQSILPAQLKGRVSFQVHDFFTEQPVHDADVYLLSSVLHDWPDKYAARILRALVPSLKTDAKVVINERLVPGFHEAHYMVERHYRAFDITMLGFQNSLERTRKNWEDLIKEADGRFELTSVKQPKGSFLAIIEVTWRG